CCAGGGTGTGGCCAGGAGACAGCAAGACTTCAGCACGCAGGTTGCCGATAAAAAAGACGTCCCCATCCGCAAATAGCGCATCCCACAGGGTTTCGGCGGGAGGCAATTCTTTCAAATTATAGATGTCTTGCCACAGCCCCTGCACGGCGGTAATTTTTTCGCCTATGCCGGTGAGAGCGCCGGTTTTCTGCGCCAGCCAGGTGGCGGCAGAAAAATGGTCGGCATGCGGGTGCGTATCCAGCACCCAGGCCACTCCCCATCCTTGCTGCTGGATAAAGCTTAAAATGGTGCGGGCCTGCTGATGCGAGACCGTGCCCGATCGGCGATCAAAATCCAGCACCGGGTCGATGATGGCGCAGCGACGCGCTGCGGGATCGGCGACGACATACTGCAGGCTGCCGCTTTCCGGCTCATAAAACGCGTGCACTTGCGCGTGAGGCTGAACGGCCTGATGCCGGCCATACCAGCCCAGCGCCTTATCGGCATCGGCGCCATACTCTGCGCACTGGCTGCGAAATTGCGCTTCGTCTATCTGGCCTTCACGCAGCGCATACAGCAGGGAAAGGCAGGCAGAACGCGCTCCGCTCCTGCAATGCGCCAGGCTCTTCTCACCCCGCCGCAACAGGTAATGGAAGGTATAAACGGTCTCCCAGGTCAGCGTGTCGAATGTGTAAGGCAGATAGACGTAGCCCATTCCCCATTGCTCAGCCAACGCTTTTTCTTGTTGATGGTTAAGGTACTCGCCCGGCTCTTCATCTGGCCGATTGTTGACGATAAACCGATAGCCTTGTTGATGCAGGATGGCGAAATCATTCGCTGCGGGCGCCCCCGAAAAGGAGAGCTGATGATGGTAAGTACGGATGTGCATATTTTTTCCTTTTGTTTTATAGGCTTTTAAAAAGCATATAAAGGGCCAGCACCAACAACATGCCGGCATAGAGCACACGGATAATGTCCTCGCGTTTTTTCAGGCGCTCGGTGAGTGCCACCCCCACGACGCCCCCCAGAACACCGCCGACGATGAGCCAGCAGGTAATGACCAGCGACACCTTGCCAGACATGGCATAGCTTGCGCTTGTCGATAATCCCATGGCGGAAACCACGACCAGTGAGGTCGCCACCGCTTCAACCAGCGAAAAGCGGAAGAACCAGAGCAGCGCCGGCACCACCAAAAATCCGCCGCCGATGCCCAAAAAACCGGCCACCGCGCCCAGCGCCAGCACGCTGGGCCACACGATGGCGGGATGAAATGTCGGATGGGAGGACGGTAATCCGTTGCCTGCCCGATGATTTTTTTTCAGCGTCAATCCGGCGACAACCAGCATCAGCAGAGAGAAAGGCAGGGTTAAATGGTGCCCGTCCGTCATTTTTCCCACCTGAGAGCCAGCCAGCGTTCCCACCACCGCCACCAGAGAAACGGTAACGCCGGTCCGCCACCGGACGTTTCCTTTGGCGGCATGAACAAAAAGATTGATCAGCGCGCTAATGGCAACGGACATGGCACTGGTGCCTATAACCAAGTGCGTATCCGGGATTTTCACCATATACAGCAACAAGGGAACGCAGACGATGGATCCGCCTCCCCCGGTCAGAGCCAGGAGAAATCCGACTATTCCCCCGGTTATCACCAACAGCGTCAGGGTATAAAAAGTAAAATGGAAAAAATCCAATGCATTAATTCCCTTTCGATATTTATGGCATTTATTAACGATCAGTTTGCGTTGATTGTCAAATAACTTATTACATTTAGCTATTACATATAGCCAAATCGAATATGCGATTTTTAATATAACCATAAGTTCTATAAATTATCTTTAAATCTGAGCCGCAACCCCCTACTTTCTTATGAAAGGAGACCTGCATGAAACCAGAAAAAATAAACACCCTGAAGAAAGTTGTTGTTATTGGCGGTGGTTCATCTGGCATCGGCGTCATCGCAAGCATAAGGAAGCGAGTTAAAGATGCGGATATAACTGTCGTTGAACCCAATGACTGTCATTATTACCAGCCGGCATGGACCCTGGTGGGCGGCGGGCTCTTTGATATCAATAAAACGCAGCGCGCCATGCGCGATGTTATTCCTTCTGGCGTCTCATGGCTCCAGGACAGCGTTGTCAGGGTTGATCCCAATGAAAAATATATCGAGACCCGTCAGGGGAAACGCGTAAGCTATGATTTCCTTATTGTTGCCTGCGGCCTTGTTTTACGTTGGGATAAAATAGAAGGCCTTGAAGAGACGTTAGGATTTAACGGCGTCACCTCTAATTATCGTTTTGATCTTGCAGAATACACCTGGCAACTGGTCCGGGAGATGCAAGGCGGCAAGGCGATATTTTCCCAACCCACGCTTCCCATAAAATGCGCCGGCGCGCCGCAAAAAGCCTTATATCTTTCATGCGACCATTGGCGGCGGCAAGGCGTTCTGAATAATATTAACGTCAATTTCTGCCTTGCGGGCACGGCGGTTTTCGGCATTCCGCAATTTGTCCCCCCGCTGAGTGGCTATTTGGAAAAATACCGTGCACAGGTCAACTTCAATCATAATTTAATCCGTATAGATGGCGAAAATCGGCAAGCGATATTTGCCGTGGAGAAAAATGAAGAGGAAAAACGCGAGTTAACCCTGCCCTTCGATATGCTTCACGTGGTGCCGCCTCAATCAGCCCCGGCGTTTATTTCGCAAAGCGGACTCGCGGATGGCACCGGCTGGTGCGATGTGGATAAATTGACGCTGCAACATAAGCATTGGCCGGATATTTTTGCGGTAGGCGACTGTTGCTCAACGCCAAACGCCAAAACCCTGGCGGCAGCGCGAAAGCAGGTGGTGGTGGTGGCGGAAAACGTCGCGGCACGTATTCATGGCACGCCTCTCACAGCCCATTATGATGGTTATGGTTCCTGTCCATTGACGGTCGAGAAAGGCAAAGTTGTGCTGGCGGAGTTTGGCTATGACGGTAAATTGCTGCCCACGTTTCCACTGCTCGACGCAACCCAGCCCAGCCGTATGGCCTGGTGGCTGAAAGCCTGTTTTTTACCCCGGTTTTATTGGGCGGGCATGCTGCGCGGGGTTGAATGGTTTGCCGGAAGCAAGCGGCCGTGATGCACTCTCGGCTCCCCTTGTCGCTCTGGCCGCAGCAGGCGCTTGACTATTCGGCGATACACGGCCACCATCGCTTGCGAGCCAGCAGGCTGATTGCAAGCCGTCACCACTAACCGGTCGATCAACGATGAAAAACGCACCCGCCGTTACGATTCACTACTGTTCACAATGCAACTGGCTGCTGCGCGCCGGCTGGATGGCGCAAGAGCTGCTGAGCACCTTCGGCGACGATCTCGCCTCCGTCACCCTGATGCCGGGCACCGGCGGGGTCTACCAAATCAGCGTCGATGGCGTGATGATTTGGGATCGCAAGATTGACGGCGGCTTCCCCGATGCGGCGCAGTTAAAGCAGCGGCTGCGCGATCACAGCTTCCCCGATCGTTCTCTCGGCCACAGCGACGGTAAAAAAGCCAGACACTGAAGGCCGTCAGCGCCCCGTCGGCGGCTGCGCGCCGAGAATGCGCGGCATCGTTTCTTTCATCATTTCCATGAATTTGCGTAAACGCGCGGGATAATAGCTGGCGTAGGGATACAACAGGTAAATAGGCAGTGGCTCAGCTCGCCACAGGGGTAACAGCGTCTGCAGAGCGCCTTGCGCCAATTCTTCTTTCACCACCCAAGACGACACGATCGCGACGCCCAGCCCTTCCAGCGCCGCCTTGCGCGCCGCATAAAGGCTGTCGGTGCTCAACCTCGGCGCGATGTCGAAACGCCGCTGTTCACCGCTGGTCGCGTGGGTCAAGACGACCTCATTACGATAAAAACTGTTTACCGCCAGCCACGGCAATGAGGCCAAATCGTCGAGATCGACGATCGCCGGTCGTTCAGCCAACAGCGCCGGTGACGCCACCGTGCTGCGCGGCACCTCCGCCAGCAACACCGCCACGACCGACGGATCGGTCACCGCACCGACGTGAATGGCGCAATCCACCCCCTCGGGAATAAAGTCCGGAGAATGATCGTTCAGCGTCCACTCAACGTAAGTTTGCGGGTAGCGCCGCAAATACTTGCCCAACGGACCGATCAGCTGCTCCTGGCCGAATGCGTGCGGCGCCCGCACGCGCAACACGCCGACCGGTTCGTCGCGCGCGCCGCCAAGCCCTTCTTCCAGGCTTTGCCATTGTTCAATCAGCCCCCGCGCCTGGCGGTAACAGCGCTCGCCGTCGTCGGTCAGTTTGAGGGCGTGGGTGGTCCGCTGGATCAGTTTGGCGCCCAGCAGCTGTTCCAATGCCTGCAGACGCCGGCTGATCGTCGGCTGAGAAGTGCCCAGCTGCTGCGCCGCCGCCGACAGGCTGCCGCTTTCGACGATGCGCACCAGCGTATGCAGCAAAGTTATGCGGTCGCCGTTAGGTAAGTTAATTTTATTCATACGTTGAGTGTATAACAGTTTTACCTGCGAGGGGGCTACAGCGGCATGAAGCAAGCGGTAAAAATGACCGCACATTCACTTTGCAGGAATTTTTACCATGAACACCGCCACCACCCACGGTGCACCGTCCGCCAACGTCGTATTTCTGCTGGCCGCCGGCGCCGGCCTCAGCGTCGCGTCAATCTATTACAGCCAGCCCATGCTTGGCATGATGGGCGCCGATTTCCACGCCGGCGTCGCCGATGCCGGCATGGTGCCGACGCTGACCCAGTTAGGCTATGCGCTGGGCATTTTACTGTTGGCGCCGCTCGGCGACCGGTACGATCGCCGGCGGATCATTCTGGTAAAAGGCGCGCTGCTGACGCTGACGCTGTTACTCTGCGCTTTTGCTGCCTCGTTCCCGCTGTTGTTGCTCAGCAGCCTGGCGATAGGCCTGACCGCCACCGTCGCGCAGGACATTATCCCCGCCGCCGCCACGCTGGCGCCGGAGGCCAGCCGCGGCAAAACCGTCGGCGCAGTGATGACCGGGCTATTGGCCGGCATTTTGCTGTCGCGGGTGTTCAGCGGCGCGATCGCCGAGTACGCCGGCTGGCGCAGCGTCTACGCACTCGCGGCGCTGGGCGTTTTGTCGATCACGCTGACGATCTGGCGCATGTTGCCGCGTCTTCGCCCTCATAACGCGCTGAGTTACCCCGCGCTGCTGCGCTCGCTGGGACATCTGTGGGCCGAGTATCCCGCGCTACGGCGCGCAACGCTGGCGCAAGGCTTTCTGTCATTGGGCTTCAGCGCTTTCTGGTCAACGCTGGCGTTGATGCTGGCGGAGCGCTACCAGATCGGCAGCGCGGCCGCCGGCGCGTTTGGCCTGGCGGGGGCGGCGGGTGCGCTGGCGGCGCCGTTGGCGGGCAGTCTGGCCGATCGGCACGGCCCTGACGTCGTGACCCGTATCGGCGCGGGACTGGTTCTGGCCTCCTTCGCCTTGATGTTTCTGCTGCCGCTGTTGCCGCTCCCGGCGCAACTGGCGCTGATTGCGCTGAGCGCCGTCGGATTCGACCTGGGCATCCAGGCTACGCTGATCGCGCACCAAACCATCGTTTACGGTCTCGATCCGGCAGCCCGCAGCCGATTGAACGCCCTCTTGTTCACCGGCGTGTTCATCGGTATGGCGACCGGCGCCGCCCTCGGCAGCCGCATTCTGGCAAGCGCGGGCTGGCCGGGCGTCGTGGCGCTGGCGACGGCGGCGGGGGCCGTGGCGCTGTGGATCCGCAGCGGGCGCAAAACGGCGCGCGTAGTGGCCTGATAGCACCCTCTACTGGCGCAAGCGGTTGATTTCACCCAGGCCTCTTGCGCTATACTGAGCGCCCTTTTTGCTACGCATTTAAAACAATTTTATGATGGAACGCTTGCTAGAAAACGCGATGTACGCCTCCCGCTGGCTGCTCGCGCCGGTTTATTTCGGCCTTTCGCTCACTCTGGTCGCCCTGTCGATCAAGTTTTTTCAGGAAATTCTCCACGTCCTGCCAAATATTTTTGCCGTTACCGAAGCCGATCTGGTGTTGACCTTGCTGTCGCTGATCGACATGGCGCTGGTCGGCGGCCTGTTGGTGATGGTGATGTTCTCCGGCTATGAAAACTTCGTCTCGCAATTGGATATCACCGAAGGGAAAGAGAAACTGAGCTGGCTGGGCAAAATGGACGCCACCTCGCTGAAAAACAAGGTCGCCGCATCTATCGTCGCCATCTCCTCCATTCACCTGCTGCGGGTGTTTATGGACGCCAAGAACGTGCCCGACAACAAGCTGATGTGGTATGTGATCATCCACCTCACCTTTGTGCTCTCCGCCTTCGTGATGGGTTATTTGGACAAGGTGACCCGCTCCAAGCACTAAACGCGCCACCACGCCCGATCGTCAGGATCGGGTGTCTTCCCCTCCTTCGCTGTTCCCCAACCGTCACCGCCGTCATGTCTTTCATCTGGCACATCTGATGATAATTTTATTATAATGTCATTACACTCATTATGGACCGAACGCCGGCCACGCACCGGATTCGCCGCAGACAGGATCACGCACTTCCATGCCATTAAACGGTCACCCCCTGCAATTCAACGATATTCAGGCGATCCTGCCTCATCGTTATCCCTGCCTGTTGGTCGATCGCGTGCTGCCCGCCGGCACCTGCATTGCCGAAGGCCGGCTGAGCGCCATCAAGAACATTACCGCCAATGAGCCGACGTTCTGGAACGGCCATGCGCACTTCGCCGGTTTTCCCGGCGTGCTGTTGGTGGAAGCGCTGGCGCAAAGCACCGGGCTGCTGGCGCATTATTATCTCGGGGCGTTGAATGAAGGGGAACATTACTACTTCGCTTCCATTCAGCGGGCGCGGTTTTATCGCGCCGCCCGTCCCGGCGACCAGGTGTTGATGGAGGTCGCCTTTGTACGCCGGCGGGGCGCGATCGCCCGCTTCACCGGCCGCGCCAGCATCGATGGCCGGCGCATTTGCACCGCCGATTTCATGTGCGCCCGTAAATAGGCCGCTTGCCAAAGGAAACCTGCGAATACCATGTCTCTGGTTGACAGCTTACTCAGAACCCTCGATTTCTCCCCGCGCGGCCAGGTGATCGCTCGCGAAACCGACGCCTGGGGCGAAATCATCGTTTCTGATCACAAGGACTACCGCACGCTGCGGTTTGACGGCATCTGCGAGCAAAGCAAGATGAGCCTCAGCAACCCCGCGCAACCGATCCACAACTACAT
Above is a window of Serratia nematodiphila DZ0503SBS1 DNA encoding:
- a CDS encoding NAD(P)/FAD-dependent oxidoreductase, with translation MKPEKINTLKKVVVIGGGSSGIGVIASIRKRVKDADITVVEPNDCHYYQPAWTLVGGGLFDINKTQRAMRDVIPSGVSWLQDSVVRVDPNEKYIETRQGKRVSYDFLIVACGLVLRWDKIEGLEETLGFNGVTSNYRFDLAEYTWQLVREMQGGKAIFSQPTLPIKCAGAPQKALYLSCDHWRRQGVLNNINVNFCLAGTAVFGIPQFVPPLSGYLEKYRAQVNFNHNLIRIDGENRQAIFAVEKNEEEKRELTLPFDMLHVVPPQSAPAFISQSGLADGTGWCDVDKLTLQHKHWPDIFAVGDCCSTPNAKTLAAARKQVVVVAENVAARIHGTPLTAHYDGYGSCPLTVEKGKVVLAEFGYDGKLLPTFPLLDATQPSRMAWWLKACFLPRFYWAGMLRGVEWFAGSKRP
- a CDS encoding sulfite exporter TauE/SafE family protein, whose translation is MVILKIAYSIWLYVIAKCNKLFDNQRKLIVNKCHKYRKGINALDFFHFTFYTLTLLVITGGIVGFLLALTGGGGSIVCVPLLLYMVKIPDTHLVIGTSAMSVAISALINLFVHAAKGNVRWRTGVTVSLVAVVGTLAGSQVGKMTDGHHLTLPFSLLMLVVAGLTLKKNHRAGNGLPSSHPTFHPAIVWPSVLALGAVAGFLGIGGGFLVVPALLWFFRFSLVEAVATSLVVVSAMGLSTSASYAMSGKVSLVITCWLIVGGVLGGVVGVALTERLKKREDIIRVLYAGMLLVLALYMLFKSL
- a CDS encoding LysR family transcriptional regulator, whose amino-acid sequence is MNKINLPNGDRITLLHTLVRIVESGSLSAAAQQLGTSQPTISRRLQALEQLLGAKLIQRTTHALKLTDDGERCYRQARGLIEQWQSLEEGLGGARDEPVGVLRVRAPHAFGQEQLIGPLGKYLRRYPQTYVEWTLNDHSPDFIPEGVDCAIHVGAVTDPSVVAVLLAEVPRSTVASPALLAERPAIVDLDDLASLPWLAVNSFYRNEVVLTHATSGEQRRFDIAPRLSTDSLYAARKAALEGLGVAIVSSWVVKEELAQGALQTLLPLWRAEPLPIYLLYPYASYYPARLRKFMEMMKETMPRILGAQPPTGR
- a CDS encoding SelT/SelW/SelH family protein, whose product is MKNAPAVTIHYCSQCNWLLRAGWMAQELLSTFGDDLASVTLMPGTGGVYQISVDGVMIWDRKIDGGFPDAAQLKQRLRDHSFPDRSLGHSDGKKARH
- a CDS encoding MFS transporter; its protein translation is MNTATTHGAPSANVVFLLAAGAGLSVASIYYSQPMLGMMGADFHAGVADAGMVPTLTQLGYALGILLLAPLGDRYDRRRIILVKGALLTLTLLLCAFAASFPLLLLSSLAIGLTATVAQDIIPAAATLAPEASRGKTVGAVMTGLLAGILLSRVFSGAIAEYAGWRSVYALAALGVLSITLTIWRMLPRLRPHNALSYPALLRSLGHLWAEYPALRRATLAQGFLSLGFSAFWSTLALMLAERYQIGSAAAGAFGLAGAAGALAAPLAGSLADRHGPDVVTRIGAGLVLASFALMFLLPLLPLPAQLALIALSAVGFDLGIQATLIAHQTIVYGLDPAARSRLNALLFTGVFIGMATGAALGSRILASAGWPGVVALATAAGAVALWIRSGRKTARVVA
- a CDS encoding TIGR00645 family protein; protein product: MERLLENAMYASRWLLAPVYFGLSLTLVALSIKFFQEILHVLPNIFAVTEADLVLTLLSLIDMALVGGLLVMVMFSGYENFVSQLDITEGKEKLSWLGKMDATSLKNKVAASIVAISSIHLLRVFMDAKNVPDNKLMWYVIIHLTFVLSAFVMGYLDKVTRSKH
- the blh gene encoding bifunctional sulfur transferase/dioxygenase Blh, which codes for MHIRTYHHQLSFSGAPAANDFAILHQQGYRFIVNNRPDEEPGEYLNHQQEKALAEQWGMGYVYLPYTFDTLTWETVYTFHYLLRRGEKSLAHCRSGARSACLSLLYALREGQIDEAQFRSQCAEYGADADKALGWYGRHQAVQPHAQVHAFYEPESGSLQYVVADPAARRCAIIDPVLDFDRRSGTVSHQQARTILSFIQQQGWGVAWVLDTHPHADHFSAATWLAQKTGALTGIGEKITAVQGLWQDIYNLKELPPAETLWDALFADGDVFFIGNLRAEVLLSPGHTLASVTYHIADAAFIHDTFFMPDSGTARADFPGGNAEALWDSLQRILSLPADTRLFTGHDYRPAGREARWESTVREQRENNPWVANMDKAQFIAQRKQRDATLPHPELMLMALQVNIRGGVLPDCEDDGRHYLKIPVNRFKG
- the fabZ gene encoding 3-hydroxyacyl-ACP dehydratase FabZ, whose protein sequence is MPLNGHPLQFNDIQAILPHRYPCLLVDRVLPAGTCIAEGRLSAIKNITANEPTFWNGHAHFAGFPGVLLVEALAQSTGLLAHYYLGALNEGEHYYFASIQRARFYRAARPGDQVLMEVAFVRRRGAIARFTGRASIDGRRICTADFMCARK